TTTAACAAGAAccaaatatgttttaaaaagaaCATTTATCCGCTGCAAATACTGTGTTTTAAATACCGTTGAACACCAAACTGAGGGTTGGGGCATCTTGGTTGAACACAGTATAGTTTATGCTTATGATTCAACTGAATCTTTTAGTAACAAATCCTGAAGGAGAGAGATTTAAAAGTATCAGCAAATCGACATAACCTTTCCATCATTTTATAAATAAGAAAGGAAATCTTTTCAGTAATCCAATTTGGACCAACTCTTCTATGATAATATCATGTTTTGAGTGTTACTAACTCTATTTTGTACCATTGGATATTATTTTATAGCTTCATCATCAAGTCATTATACCATATCTGATTCAGTACCAATTAATTTCCAAGTCTACATTTCTTTCCACTTCTTACATTAACTTCATTTCTTTCACTGAATTAATGATTTCATGAAGTCAAAGTCAATGTAAAACAGTTAAAGatcaataaattaaatgaaagtaGTAATATCTTCAATCGTGTCTGCTATTTTTTATGCAGGGTAAAAGAGTAGCAAAAAACCAAAACAAGTTACAATTTTTAACTTGTACAAGCTATTGACTGGTCAGCAAGAGTGaaatttcgataagaaaattGTTAGAATCATTTACTCAAACTTGGCAAAATCTGAACCACCTAAACCAAACTCATTTTTTCCATCTGCAACCAAAGGCAATGGCTGTGGCTCACCTTTTCCCTATATATGTAACCGTATGGCATCATAACCCATACCAGACACTCGTTGCCTCGTCTTCCACTCCACTCTGCGTCACTTAGTTTCTTTGTTTTTTGCTCTTGGAGTGAGGAAATCCATAGGAAACAAGTAGGTTTCAtctctttttaattttcataatggcAGGGACTGGAGTGTTTTCAGACATATTGGATGGAGATGTTTACAAGTACTATGCTGATGGTGAATGGAAGAAGTCTTCTTCTGGAAAAACTGTTGCAATTATCAACCCCAGCACCAGAAAAACTCAGTATAAGGTTCAAGGTTGGCCTGCTAAACTTGTAAAACCACAGTTTATTTTGCTAATCATGTAAACCATATATGCATGCTTTTGTTTTTCCCATCAAATCTTGTCTTTTTTGTGTGGAAATATTGAGGTGTTGTTCTTGATTCCTTATGAAACTGTGTTTGTCTTCGTGGTGATCTAGATTAATCAAGGTGCCTTTGAGACCATACTTAACTATAGCCCAAATAGTTGAATTAGGGGCTGAAATCATATTAATGGCTAGTTTGTGCGTCTTGGTAAAATGATGCCTGAGGTGATTTTATTGTGGTGCTGCAAACAGCTTGTACACAAGAAGAGGTGAACAAGGTTATGGAATCAGCAAAAACTGCACAAAAATCATGGGCTAAGACTCCACTTTGGAAGAGAGCTGAGCTCCTTCATAAAGCTGCTGCTATCCTAAAGGAGCATAAAGCACCAATTGCTGAATGCCTGGTTAAAGAAATTGCAAAACCAGCCAAAGATGCCATTACCGAGGTATATAATAATCTGCTCCAACTTTTTTCGTGCAATTGTTTAATTCAGAACTGAACAACAACTCATCTCAAAGAAAACTGGTTTTTGATATAATTCCATGAAGGTTGTGAGGTCCGGGGATCTTATTTCTTACACTGCTGAAGAAGGGGTAAGGATTCTTGGTGAAGGGAAATTCTTGGTATCTGATAGTTTTCCTGGAAATCAGAGAACCAAATATTGCCTCACGTCCAAGGTAATGTTTCATTCATTTGATTCAGCATATGAAAAATTATATACAGAATCCTGTCAAAACAATCTGTTGCTCATGATTTATAGCTGCAATTCAATGTATACAGATTCCGCTTGGAGTGATTCTGGCCATTCCACCATTCAATTATCCAGTTAACCTGGCTGTTTCAAAAATCGCACCGGCTTTAATTGCTGGAAACTCCCTTGTACTCAAGCCACCGACACAGGTACTTTTTACATGCATTCATGCTGATAACACATTTTGTCGAAACATATAATGTGGTCGAATTTGATAGTGTGTCCTAAAATTAGTAATCTTCTTACAGGGTGCTGTTTCTGCTCTTCATATGGTACACTGCTTTCATTTGGCTGGTTTTCCCAAAGGGCTAATTAGCTGTGTGACAGGGAAAGGCTCCGAGATCGGGGACTTCCTCACCATGCATCCTGGAGTTAACTGTATAAGGTAGTTCCATGCCATAGTGGACACTTCATTTGCTATGACAATATAGTGTCTAACTTGCATTCCCTTTTTCCTCAGCTTCACTGGTGGAGATACCGGCATTACGATCTCAAAGAAGGCAGGAATGATCCCTCTGCAGATGGAATTGGGAGGAAAAGATGCATGTATCGTACTCGAGGATGCCGACTTGGATTTGGTTGCTGCAAACATAATAAAAGGAGGATTTTCTTACAGGTAAAAAAATAAGACTTGCTTGTTCTCACTTCTACTAGACATTTAACATGGTGTTTAACTCTTTTTTGCTTGTACAACTACTACCACAGTGGTCAAAGATGCACGGCTGTCAAGGTTGTGTTAGTGACGGAATCTGTTGCTGATGTTCTGGTGGAGAAGTTGAAGGCAAAAGTGGTGAAATTAACGGTTGGGGCACCGGAGGATGACTGCGATATCACTCCTGTGGTGTCGGAGTCGTCGGCTAATTTCATCGAAGGACTGGTGAAAGATGCCAAAGAGAAAGGAGCTACATTTTGTCAAGAGTACAAGAGAGATGGCAATCTTATATGGCCATTGTTGTTAGACAATGTTCGACCcgatatgaggatcgcatgggaGGAACCGTTTGGTCCGGTTTTACCGGTTATAAGGATCAACTCCATTGAGGAAGGTATCCACCACTGCAATGCTAGCAACTTTGGACTCCAAGGATGTGTCTTCACAAAGGATGTCAATAAAGCAATATTGATCAGTGATGCAATGGAGACGGGTACGGTTCAGATAAATTCTGCACCAGCTCGTGGACCAGATCATTTCCCATTTCAGGTAAACAAAATCTATATTGCATGTCCCAAATTGGATTACTTTCTTGTTATATCAGCAGCATTGTAAAATTATTGAGAACTGGGTTGCAAACAGGGTTTGAAAGACAGTGGAATAGGATCACAGGGGGTTACCAACAGCATTAACATGATGACAAAGATCAAGAGCACAGTTATCAACTTACCAACCCCGTCTTACACCATGGGTTAGGCATTTCATAAATATCAGAATAACAACCAGGGTTATCTTAGTTAAGATAGTATTTGTGTTTTAGAGCTTATTTCCATATGATGTTTAGTGAAAAAGGATAAAAAATGGAGACAAGCAAATAAGGAAGACAGTTACATATGCATAATATATTGTCTCTGTTATCGAATGTATCAGAGTTTCTTCGAGTGATGTTTTGAAGAAATAGCAGAGCTTTTAATGAACATTGGTTTCTGGGTTTAGCCTATCCAGTTTAAGCCCAAAAATAATCATCAAAACTGACAGAATTGGGGCTAAAACCAGACAAGTGCCACTTATGGGTTTGGGTTCAAAGTTGAAGGATTTCTTAAAATAAAACCCAGGCCCATTTTATATGGtataatttactctttttttgtTCTCTGCTACTGTATGGTATAATATATAATTAGCATACACACATGATAGAATTAAGGAAAATTTATGTTTCCTAAAATTAATAAActgttaataaaaatttttacttccacaaaaaagaaattaagaaaaaaaaagataaatgttgttagattatatatataaacacttgAATCTCCATGTatgaaaaggaaaatcaaatgaTTAGTGTCTCTCGAAGCTTAATTACCCAATATAGACCATCTCACTTTCTTAGTATAGTAACATTATATTGTTTCATGAATaagaataaatttatatataatattagtattgaaaatgtatatataatcattttgttcataccaaaatttctcattttttatcaaattaaaatagctATTTTATTACGGAGAGCGATCTACTTGTACAGGgtataaaattaaagtaattttataCACATCTGTAATTACAATAAATTACAACCTTAAACCTCATGTTGTAATTTATTAATCGGATATTTTCCTTCTCCAAAAACAAAAtcacaattataaaaaaaaatacaaacttaaatatatatattaaaggagGCAAAgctaaaaaaaaggaaattacatgcaatgataactatcataacgTCGCCTAACTTATCACAACTACAGTAAAACTGTCATTTTATTGATGGACGAAATCTGTTTATCAAAGCATCAAAGTCCGTCACTATAAGTACAAAAGATAGGAATAACCGTCGCTATAGGGGTATGTCTTGGAACCCTATGCCCTCCGTTGGTTCGTTAGTACACTTCTGTTGGATGATAACTTTTCAACTAGACTTTTACTACGGTTCTTTCTGGCGGTACATTTTATGGGCTACAGTGACGGGTTTAAAATGACTTCCGTAAGTAAATGTAaattacccaaaaattaaatCTGTCAGCCAAAGCTGAtgagaataatatcaaattaaagttACCACATTTTcagaattcaatttaattttatcataataGTGGTTAttgaaaatttagtaaatgtgaaataTAATTAAAACCACTTATATAAGCGAAAAAAAtggttttatataattaataaagtTACGAATCATCAAAATTGTATGtgatctattttattaaaaaaaattatacataatttaaaatttttctggAAATCAAATATGTTATGAATCGTAAGATACATGCAATCGATGGAGCACAAATCCAAGGTTACCAAACTTAACCACATTTCCATTCCTTATCAAGCGGCACTTAACTCATTACcacatataagaaaatattttgcaCAAAAGTCTTGCATTACAAAAAGCcactaaaactttaaatttaatgaGGTCTTTCCAAGAGGGTCACATACAAAATCATCTTTACTTATCCCCAAACCATCCACCTTTACACATCTAAGCAGAAgcataaaacaaaaagaaaacccaaagatGAGAGGTCCAACTCAAAAATCCAAAACCCAAAAGCACCCTAAGAAAGAAGCAAAATTCATGAACGTGCATCAATCTTTaacaatataaaaacattaaattcaatataaaagaGAGCCCATATactaaaaccaataaaaaaaccTCAAATCAGACCCAAATTAGTAGGCAATAACAATTAACTTGAAGAACAAAGTAGCAAATTtagaaaaaaagtaataaaaaggagGAATTGAATTGGTGGAATATTCACATTTCCATTTTCCATATTTAAAATGTTTGAGAGTACTTGATGTGCTTTAAGGCTGATTTATTGTGTgatgtaattatttatatataagattGAGTTATCTTATTagcaaagaaaaaagaatcaaaataattacttttttgtcttaaaaataaattagagaaagagaagaaaaaattcGGCCCCGGCacccttaaataaaatttttttcatttaggcccttaaatttttttatttttttatattagtaaaagtaaaattttactttggcccctcttaaaaatgataaaaatttaatttaatcctttaaaaattataaaaatataaactattaaaataatgaaattatatttttattaaataatttaatttctaccTCCTAAAAAATTTTCACTTTCCGGTAAACCATCACTAGAAGAAGGGGATCTAAAGGGAAGCTGATTGCTTATGTGCTTAAAACATGGGTGGTTTTCAAATTATAAAACCCTACACAGTCAAGAAAGCCTTTATCCAATAGTATATGTGAAATGTAACCGAGTCCTTAAAGCACACAACTATCTGTATTTTCCAATCCACTTTTTGGGATCAACGAGACTTCATCAGCCAACATTGAGCAGAATAGGAAAGAAGCAACTACAGCAGGCCAAGTAGGAAAGTTAGCTACAGATTAAAACCCCAACCTACAGTTGAAGATGTACGGAAATTAAGAGAAAGCACAATCCCACTTCTTATTGTTGAAAAAGACTCGAACTTCTTACTGTTTTTAAtagcaaaacaaaaacatttaagATTGTGCAGCAGTGATTTTAAGGATAAAAATCCAAAGCCGATATGGTGAAAATCCCTATGAGTTACTACATGGATTCAAAAATCACATACTCCTCTTTGTTCTTTCCTTTAAAGGTTTCCCCAAATAATGTTTACTATAAATCACAAAAACTGAAGAATAAAGTCAGATTGTTCAGAGTAATCTAGTGTTGAAATATCAAATATATTACGCAACTCAGTTGAATTTGGCATAAAGTTGTCGTTTTGAATGATTGATTGAACGTAAAAGGAACTGGAATTTTCTTTTTTCCAAGTATGAAAGTTTTGATGTTTCATCCCTCACCTCATATGCCTATATACCTCGTTAATTATGgcttcaattttctttcatttacgagtaaaagtataaattattattagtTGATTAACTATAAAAGCGGAATATATTCACCATCtcatttaaaacaatttaataaaacTCAAAAGCTGAGTCATCAAAATTCCAGCACCTCAAAACTTGTAGACATTCTTAGCTATTTATAACTTCATTTACCAAAATAAGCAAATTCAAAAGCCTAGAATATTATCATAAACATTATTACAAAAAATTCAAGGCACCCATTAACGTGTGACATCAGCAATGTAGATTGatgggtttttcttttttgttcattACAAtgggttttcttcttcttttttttttatcaaacagCCATATTATTCCATCACGATATGCTTTTTAAAACAACATCATTTGTATTATAATCAACTTGTTGCCTTTGCACCTCATCTTTATTCTATTCATTGTtgcaaaacaaaattaaaagcttaaTTGCTAACTTTCTtggtaaatgataaaaaaaagcaCTGTTAAATATATTTACAATGATAAATTCAGTAATTCATATTgaaaactattatatatataattaaattgggTAGGGTAGATAAAATGTGTAGATTTGTGGGTGGGTAAAtttaaagtgtaaaagtgagcCAAATTAACCGAGGAAAAGTGGGATATGATTGGTACAAAAGACAAAGACATTTACCTACAAACCcaaaattccttttttttaaCACAGACAAGTGAAAGTCAAAATCTaagaataatattttaaaaattgaaacttAACAATAACAACAGTTTAAAAGTCCAAAACAACAGcgtaattaaacttaaattacaCTTAAAATAATGAATACTTTAATCATTAAGTcattatataaagtttaaaattaaCAGTAATTAATTagtcaaaattaattatattaaattaaaagcaATTAATGAAAAGCCAAAATGGGGGTTTCAAGAGAGAGATACTCAGTAGAAATAATTGATTTGTTTTGTTAAAAGCCAACCAGCAATCTACAAGAAGACAAattttttatgcttattatttttgTAGTTGATTTcctaaaagaatgaattaagggAGATCCTTTTTAATGGATGCCACCTGTATGATGCAAATAATGAAGGCATTTCTGAATTTTAGTTATTGCTGCGTCTATTCATCTTTGGAAAATAGCACAAAAGGGAGACCCTTTTTAATGTGTACTTgagtttaattaataaaaatatacagtACATAGATAGTCTTACATTAATGCCTAAAACCCTATATGTCACATGTCTTTTCCATAATCTCATTTAAACAACTTAtggaatatttatttatattatatttaatttttttaattgagttgatattgTAAATCGatgacataatttaattaaatatttttaaaatttatataaaatcaataaaaataagttatgataaaatttgaatttaaagcacctgattattaattttttaatttttatcgatGCTTCAACCGAAGCTTTATTCAACTTTTAATAGATAAATTTTTTACACCCAAAGCCTTGGTGTGTCAGaatttaatataaatagtataatcTTGATTTGATCTGGTTATTAATAGATCTGATTATAAATTTCATCAATCCACTTTACGAATATTAAGAAATTAGTCTCTCTATTTTAATTCATCAAAAtctaattatcatattttatataaattgagaaattagttCAATTATGTAATGCTATTAAACCTTCTGTTAAATCATTAACCTAAAAACCAACGCTTCAATACTTCAATAATTTctatgcaaacaattaatttttaaaaatagataattgAAGAATTTATATGTATCAAACTGATAAAAACcagtttttaaattaatatgtttacctataattaaactaaattttcaaggactaaattttgacaatttattttgaatttaaaatttgatttataatatttgaaatcttCTTCTCTATCGTAAAACTAGTGTTACCTTTAtactaaaaaagaaaagaaaaaaatctaaacaTGGTTCTATGGCGGAAAATGAGTCTCGAGTCTTAACTCATTACCAACTTCGAGACAAAATGTTGGTTGAACTTGTTCCTTTGTCATGTTTCCTTCGAGTTCATGTCCTTAAACAAAATAATTCGAGGCACATTAAGTTTTTGATATGTTGGGgcttttctttttaacaaataattggAGAAAAAAATACTCATAGTGCTACGTATATTCATCAAaccaatttaatttctttttggaaaaaggaaagaacaaatcCCAGtaagaaatggaagaaaataaattatctttCGATTATATATATGAAAGGTGTTGATgtgcatgcatggctagatttATTCACATATTTTCCCATAAATATATATAGTTAGCTGGAAAATGAAGCGAGGGCCTTCCAAGAAAGTTCAAGGGGTACATATTTATGATGAAAGATTGCAGAACCTATCATGATTTTTCTATTAATAGCCCCATATCTTCATCTTCAGCTGAAATTTCAAAGGGTATCATTAATACAACTAATTAGATAGTatgttatatataaattaacaacACCAGAAtatattctaatatatatatagtacacTATATAAccaacccaaaaaataaaaaacaatgtaATCATGTTCTTTGATGTTACTTGTGGTTCAACAGACAAGGTTTGagactatacatatatatataggaaatgagacaaaataaaaatactattgaTTATACAATGAAACTGACTATCATCATTGATCGAATTGTATCAGAAACCAATTCAGGCATTATTCATATGCATAACTGTGTGAGTGTCATGATTCATGAGAGGTCTTTGAATCTTTGGATTTTCTTTTGTACgtatacatataatataaatgaAAGAGGGGTAAGCTGTGCAGAGATCCTAAACgagttgtttttatttatttatttttgtgtttgtttATTTACTGTAATCAGATTTTCATCATTGGGAAAGCAATACTTTTAAGTTAGGactaagatatatatatatcttctAGCTTTGTTTGATACCATTAATATGTATACACGAAATTTAATGATGATATACAATATTGCATGTTATCATTCCCAGCATCTAGGATTCAGCGAAGAAGCAAATATATATAGAATATTTTATAAGCGTTAACTGATATGCTGATTAATGtgataattaagaaaaaaaagcaTAATAAAAAAATCAGCTTTGATTTAacaaaaatgtattaaatataaaatttttaaaactattatgctaaatttatttaatttatatattaaaaaaagtaaaaatacatCTGAAGGAATActtttaaattcaacaatttaaaatttttaatttttaaaaagaataaactaattaaaaataattaagggaatGGAAGGGAAATGAAAGCCCTATTCGCTAGCTGTCAGAGTAAGGGAAAAGAACTCGCTTCTTGTGGGCAACATGTAATAAGTTGTTGGTAGGATTAGAGAAGAGTTGGTGATTTTACATTTAAGAGCTTGTTTTTGTCCCCACTAATGTCGGTTTGGGAGATAATTAGCCGCGTGAGATTACAAAAAGTAAGGGTGGTTTCGACAATTCGTAAAGTGAGAAGATAGCGAAACTCTGGTAGTGGATACGGACGCTAGCCGACTACGCGAGACCTCGGAGCTTATTTTGCCGTGACATCTCATTCACCTTGCATTCAGCTCACGTATATTAATAAGGTTTAATTCTtaacaatttcaatatttttagattaatttcGAGTAATAACAAAGGAGCGAAAAGCATATTCCAGCGGAAGGCATAACTGTACACATTCGTCTTCCAACTTAATTTTACATTCGCAAAAAGTAAGAGCATTTGTTCAATTAGAGTGGCCATCAACTTTTAAATCAACggtgttaacattaatggaagacaattaataatggttgccattaatattaatgggagacaatcaataatgacaaccaccaactttgaaaaagtggcaagggataatttttttttggtccttgagataatgggctatttattgtttggtccttaaacctcaactataaataggcattctcatttctcatttcaattcatcccaaccaatctttctctcttagttttctttttctcccatttgagaattcttaaggaattctatttgtttgtaatactttgaagatagtaaagttatcatctggtgttagtgcccgaggacgtaggtataatttaccgaacctcgttaaaactcttgtgttctttcttgtcctatttttctttcaatatttgagggtataatagtagtatttaattgtgctattaaattactatagaagggatattctgtctaaggaaagacttggtatttaagagatccatgtgatccacctctcttccctgggaattgaactttgtgtgattttttagtacaataatttacacgcttccgaccctattggaacaacaagtggtatcagagccgaaggttaatcgtagtatgctctgtggttgcagtttaaactgatcttccccatcag
The sequence above is drawn from the Gossypium hirsutum isolate 1008001.06 chromosome A05, Gossypium_hirsutum_v2.1, whole genome shotgun sequence genome and encodes:
- the LOC107958926 gene encoding NADP-dependent glyceraldehyde-3-phosphate dehydrogenase; its protein translation is MAGTGVFSDILDGDVYKYYADGEWKKSSSGKTVAIINPSTRKTQYKVQACTQEEVNKVMESAKTAQKSWAKTPLWKRAELLHKAAAILKEHKAPIAECLVKEIAKPAKDAITEVVRSGDLISYTAEEGVRILGEGKFLVSDSFPGNQRTKYCLTSKIPLGVILAIPPFNYPVNLAVSKIAPALIAGNSLVLKPPTQGAVSALHMVHCFHLAGFPKGLISCVTGKGSEIGDFLTMHPGVNCISFTGGDTGITISKKAGMIPLQMELGGKDACIVLEDADLDLVAANIIKGGFSYSGQRCTAVKVVLVTESVADVLVEKLKAKVVKLTVGAPEDDCDITPVVSESSANFIEGLVKDAKEKGATFCQEYKRDGNLIWPLLLDNVRPDMRIAWEEPFGPVLPVIRINSIEEGIHHCNASNFGLQGCVFTKDVNKAILISDAMETGTVQINSAPARGPDHFPFQGLKDSGIGSQGVTNSINMMTKIKSTVINLPTPSYTMG